CATTCAGCATGTAGGCCGTATCGGAACTTACCATACGCCCGATAGCGGCGTCTAGTTCCGACACATCGTTGACATCCTCCGCCGGAATACCATAGGCCTTGCTCACCATGGCAAAGTCGGGGTTGAGAAGCGGTGTAGCCATGAAATGACTGTTGAAGAACAGTTCCTGCCACTGGCGCACATTGCCGAGGAAGTTATTGTTTAGTATGATGATCTTTACAGGTATGCGGTAGTCCATGATAGTGCCGAGCTCCTGCATTGTCATCTGGAAACCGCCGTCGCCCATGAATGCGAACACCTGACGCTCAGGCGCACCGATCTTCGCGCCGATAGCGGCAGGGAGGCAAAAGCCCATGGTGCCGAGACCTCCCGAGGAAATGACACTGTTGGGATAACTGTATTTGAAGTAGCGTGCCGACATCATCTGATTCTGCCCTACGTCAGTCACAAGTATACCGTTGTTATTGCTTGCCTCCGAGACCTTGCGTATCACCTGTCCCATGCGCATGGCACCGTTACGAGTATCTATCGGATGAAGCTCGCGCTGCATCACCTCCACTTCCTCCGTCTGTCTTGGCGCGTCAAAGGTATCCAGCCATTCGGAATGGCTCGACTTGTTGATATGTGGGAGGAGAGTCTGGAGAGCTTTGCGTGCATCAGAGTGGATGTGGACATCGGTACGGACGTTCTTGTTAAACTCCGATTCATCAATGTCAATGTGTATTATCTTTGCCTGCCTGGCATAAGCATCGAGTCGTCCGGTGACACGATCGCTGAAACGCATGCCCACGGCAAGAATCACATCAGCCTCGTTAGTATTGATGTTGGGTGCGATATTGCCGTGCATCCCTATCATACCTTTATTGAGATAATGGTCGGACGGAATTGACGACAATCCGAGAAGCGTGGTGGCGACAGGCACGTCAGCCTTCTCGGCAAGAGCTATAAGTTCGCTTTCAGCACCTGAGATGAGGACTCCGTGACCTGCCAATATCATAGGGCGTTTAGCATGATTGAGCAGCGTAGCCGCATCGAGAACCGACTGAGGAGCAGGCTCCGGATCCGGATCATAGCTGCGGATATATTTGACAGGGGTGTAATCCCACTCCACAGAACCTATCTGCGCATTCTTGGTGAAATCAAGCACAACAGGTCCAGGACGACCGGTAGAGGCAAGATAGAAGGCACGAGCCACAGCCCAAGGAATCTCTTCGGCTGAACGAATCTGATAGGACCACTTTGTGATAGGCTGAGTTATACCCAACACATCGGTCTCCTGAAAAGCATCCGTGCCGAGGGACGCTACAGCCACCTGACCTGTGATCACAACCAGAGGGGTAGAGTCGGTCATCGCATCGCAGATGCCTGTGATAAGATTGGTGGCAGCAGGACCTGAGGTCACTGTCACGACACCCACCTTTCCTGATGAGCGCGCATAACCCTGAGCAGCATGCACAGCACCCTGCTCGTGACGGGTAAGTATGTGATGGAGACGGTCCTGATATCCATAGAGAGTGTCGTAAAACGACATTATCTGCCCTCCGGGATAACCGAATATAGTGTCGACACCCTCAGCGATAAGTGCACGACACATCGCCTCCGAACCTTGAATCTTTTCGCTCATATATAATATAAGTACCTTTTTTAATTAGAAATTGTGACCGATATTCATAAAGTCCTCACTGCGCCCTTGTCGGCTGAAGTCACCATCGCGGCATAAGCACGAAGAGCGCGACTCACCATGCGGTCACGATCGCGAGGAGTGAACGCCCCGGCTCCATGAGCCATCTCTTCGTCACGACGTGCGGCAAGCTCCTCATCGCTGAGCCTTACACTTATGGTGCGTGACGGAATGTCAATATCAATAATATCACCATCACGCACAAGACCTATGTTTCCTCCAGCAGCAGCCTCGGGAGATATGTGTCCGATGGAAAGACCTGACGTCCCGCCAGAGAAACGACCGTCGGTAATCAGCGCACACTCCTTGCCAAGATGCTTGCTCTTTATATAGGATGTGGGGTAAAGCATCTCCTGCATACCAGGCCCGCCCTTTGGACCTTCATGAGTGATCACCACCACATCGCCGCTCTTCACCTCATCACGAAGAATGCCGTCCACGGCAGCCTCCTGAGAAGTAAAGACCCTGGCAGGACCGCTGAAACGGAATATGCTCTCATCCACACCGGCAGTCTTCACCACACAGCCGTCCTGTGCGATATTGCCCTTGAGCACAGCGAGTCCGCCATCCTTGACATAGGCATGTTCCATATCGCGGATACAGCCTGTGGCACGGTCAGTGTCAAGCTCGCCGTAATAGCTCATCTGACATCCGAGCTCGGTGGTGCGCCTCATCCCAGGGGCACTCTTCCATAGTATATCGGCCTCGTTGCCAAGATTCTTGCCAGGGACAACAGCCCACTGCTCCATAGCCCGGGCAAGTGTCATGCCGTCGACACGCCTGACCGATGCATCCACCAGCCCGGCATCAGCGAGAATTTTCATTATTGAAAGGATTCCGCCCGCACGGTTGACATCCTGGATATGATAATGAGAATTAGGAGCCACCTTACAGAGCACAGGGGTGTGGCGCGAAAGCCTATCGATATCCTCCATAGAGAAATCGGCTCCAGCCTCATGGGCGATAGCAAGAAGATGGAGAACAGTGTTGGTCGAACCGCCCATAGCGATATCGAGAGTCATTGCATTGAGCATTGCCTGGCGTGTGGCTATGCTGCGAGGGAGAACACTTACATCGCCGTCGCGATAATATGAATAAGTGTTCTCCACTATCTGACGAGCCGCTTTCCTGAAGAGCTCACGACGGTTGGCATGTGTCGCCACGACAGTGCCGTTGCCGGGGAGAGCGAGTCCGATCGCCTCATTAAGAGAGTTCATGGAATTGGCTGTAAACATCCCTGAGCATGAACCGCAAGTGGGGCATCCTTTCATCTCAAGCAGAGACACATCATGATCAGAAACAGTATCGTCAGCAGACTCCACCATAATATCGACGAGATCAACATCGCGATCGCCAACACGTCCAGCCTCCATAGGTCCGCCGGAGACAAATATCGAAGGAATGTTGAGACGCATAGCAGCCATCAGCATACCTGGAGTCACCTTATCGCAATTGGATATGCACACCATAGCATCCACCTTGTGGGCATTTACCATATACTCAATAGAGTCGGCAATGATGTCACGCGAGGGTAGAGAATAGAGCATCCCGTCATGCCCCATTGCTATGCCATCGTCAATGGCAATAGTGTTGAATTCGGCAGCGAAGCATCCAAGCTTCTCAATCTCCTCTTTGACCACCTGACCAATCTCATGGAGGTGAGTGTGGCCCGGAACTAACTGTGTGAATGAATTGACAACGGCAATGATGGGCTTACCAAACTGCTCCTCTTTCATGCCGTTGGCTCGCCATAAGGCTCGGGCACCTGCCATGCGGCGACCCTCGGTACTTGCTGCGCTTCTCAACGGGAACTTCATATTGCGATATTACAATTTCTTTGTATTATAAAGGTTTAAACACTAAATCCTAATGTTGCGCCCTATGATTTTATTAAACTATCCGCAAAAATATGAATATATGTTGTAAAACACAAATTTTTAGCAACATTTGTTGACACGTTTATCCATTTGATGCAAAAATAGCTCAGTTTTTTGCACAATACATGTGTAAAAGTGCAAGTTATACATGGCATAATTAGTCAATCCGATGTCTGATTTATTGGCTATAGTCATTACCTTTGCAAATGAATTAATATACCTCACAAAAATCATTAATCCGCTATGCCGGCTCTCTATAGACTTATTCTTGTATCAATACTATTGCTCCTCCAGCCTGTGGCAGCATATTCCATAACATCAACAGAGAAAATGCTGTTCTCTCCCAAAAGGA
The sequence above is drawn from the Duncaniella freteri genome and encodes:
- the ilvB gene encoding biosynthetic-type acetolactate synthase large subunit, which encodes MSEKIQGSEAMCRALIAEGVDTIFGYPGGQIMSFYDTLYGYQDRLHHILTRHEQGAVHAAQGYARSSGKVGVVTVTSGPAATNLITGICDAMTDSTPLVVITGQVAVASLGTDAFQETDVLGITQPITKWSYQIRSAEEIPWAVARAFYLASTGRPGPVVLDFTKNAQIGSVEWDYTPVKYIRSYDPDPEPAPQSVLDAATLLNHAKRPMILAGHGVLISGAESELIALAEKADVPVATTLLGLSSIPSDHYLNKGMIGMHGNIAPNINTNEADVILAVGMRFSDRVTGRLDAYARQAKIIHIDIDESEFNKNVRTDVHIHSDARKALQTLLPHINKSSHSEWLDTFDAPRQTEEVEVMQRELHPIDTRNGAMRMGQVIRKVSEASNNNGILVTDVGQNQMMSARYFKYSYPNSVISSGGLGTMGFCLPAAIGAKIGAPERQVFAFMGDGGFQMTMQELGTIMDYRIPVKIIILNNNFLGNVRQWQELFFNSHFMATPLLNPDFAMVSKAYGIPAEDVNDVSELDAAIGRMVSSDTAYMLNVNIEAEDMVFPMIAPGSAVDEILLNRTKKYQK
- the ilvD gene encoding dihydroxy-acid dehydratase; the protein is MKFPLRSAASTEGRRMAGARALWRANGMKEEQFGKPIIAVVNSFTQLVPGHTHLHEIGQVVKEEIEKLGCFAAEFNTIAIDDGIAMGHDGMLYSLPSRDIIADSIEYMVNAHKVDAMVCISNCDKVTPGMLMAAMRLNIPSIFVSGGPMEAGRVGDRDVDLVDIMVESADDTVSDHDVSLLEMKGCPTCGSCSGMFTANSMNSLNEAIGLALPGNGTVVATHANRRELFRKAARQIVENTYSYYRDGDVSVLPRSIATRQAMLNAMTLDIAMGGSTNTVLHLLAIAHEAGADFSMEDIDRLSRHTPVLCKVAPNSHYHIQDVNRAGGILSIMKILADAGLVDASVRRVDGMTLARAMEQWAVVPGKNLGNEADILWKSAPGMRRTTELGCQMSYYGELDTDRATGCIRDMEHAYVKDGGLAVLKGNIAQDGCVVKTAGVDESIFRFSGPARVFTSQEAAVDGILRDEVKSGDVVVITHEGPKGGPGMQEMLYPTSYIKSKHLGKECALITDGRFSGGTSGLSIGHISPEAAAGGNIGLVRDGDIIDIDIPSRTISVRLSDEELAARRDEEMAHGAGAFTPRDRDRMVSRALRAYAAMVTSADKGAVRTL